GGATCGATCACGGCCGCCCTGCTGCCCGCGCTGATCGGCGGGCTCGCGGTGGCCGGCACCTTCGCGGTGCTGCGGCTGCTGACCGCGTTCCTGCCCGTCTCCGCCTTCGCGTCGAACATCACCACGGCACTCGGCTTCGGCCTGGCCGTCGACTACGGGCTCTTCGTCGTCACGCGCTACCGGGAGGAACTGGCCGCCGGCGGCGACCCGGACCGGGCCGTCATCCGTACCATGCGCACCGCCGGCCGTACCGTGAGCTACTCCGCGGCCACCGTCGTTCTCTGTCTGAGCGCGCTCCTGCTCTTTCCGCTGGGATTCCTGCGGTCCCTGGCCGTCGCGGGGGTGAGCGTGGTCGTGCTGGCGGCGGCCGTCACCGCGCTGGTCCTGCCCGCTCTGCTCTCCGTCGTCGGCACCCGTGTCGACCGCGGTGACGCCTTCGCACCCCTGCGCCGGACCCGGCGCGGCGAGGGCAGGTCGGCGTGGCACCGCGCGGCCCGCGCCGCCACGGCGCGACCGGTGCTGGCCGGTGGCTGCGCGGTCCTCTTCCTCGCGACGCTCGCCCTGCCCTTCGCGCACGTCCGCTTCGGCGTCGCGGACGAGCGCGTCCTGCCGGAGCGGGTCGAGTCGCACGCCACCGCCCTCACGGTGGAGCGGGACTTCCGCCTGCCGTGGAACCGCACCCTGACCGTGCTCCTGCCCGACGTCGACGCGGTGGACCAGGAGGGGGAGCTGGACGCCTACGCCCGCCGCGTCTCCGCCCTCCCCACGGTGGACCGGGTCTCCACCGGCCTCGGCGCCTACGAGGACGGCCGGCTCGCCCAGGGCCCGGACGTCGGCTCGCTCGCCCACATCACCCGGGGCGCGACCTGGCTGGCCGTGACCGGCAGCGGACCGCCCGCGCAGGACGAGCGCCTGGTCGAGGAGCTGCGCGCCCTGCCGTCCCCCGGACCCCATCTCGTCGGGGGCCGGCCGGCCCGGGTGCTCGACACCAAGAACGCCGTCTTCGCCGCGCTGCCGACGGCGGCCGCCGTCGTGGTCGGCGGGGTCCTGTTGCTGGTGTTCCTCTTCACGGGCTCGGTCCTCATCCCCGTCAAGGCGGTGCTCATGGGGGTGTTGAGCCTGACCGCGAGCTTCGGCGTCATGGTCCATGTCTTCCAGGACGGACACCTGCGCGGCCTCCTCGGCGACTTCACCGTCACGGGGGAGCTGGAGACCTCCACGCCCGTCCTGGTCTTCGGCGCGGCCTTCGCGCTCTCCATGGACTACGAACTCTTCCTCGTCTCGCGCATCCAGGAGGAGTACCGGGCCTCGGGCGACCACCGCGGCGCCGTGGTCACCGGCGTCGCCCGCACCGGAAAGATGATCACGACCGCTTCGGCGGTCTTCGCCGTCGCGCTCCTTCCGCTGGTCACCTCCGAGATCACGCTGCTCAAACTCATCGGATGGGGACTGGCGTCGGCCGTCCTGGTCGACGCCACCGTCGTCAGGGGCGTGCTCGTACCGGCCTTCATGCGGCTGACCGGCCACGCCAACTGGTGGGCGCCGCGCCCGCTCGCCGCGCTCCACCGACGGCTGGGCGCCGACCGGTGGCACACGCCGCCGCCCCGGCCCGCGGGCGTGCCGCCCGCCCGGCACCTCACCCCGGGAGGGCGGCCGTACGAAGCAGCCGGCCGGGCGCCGGGCGAGGGGCCGCCCTGAGCCGGGCCTCGTCGTAGCGGCGCAGCACCAAGCGGGCCACGGCCTCGTGCGCGCCCAGGGGCGCGCAGGTGACGCTCGCGCCGGCGGCCGCCGCGCGCCGGGCGAAGAAGCCGGGGGCCAGCAGATAGGGGGCCACCGCCGTGTACCGGTGGCCCCGCGCCCGCAGGGCGGCGACGGCCTCGGCGGGCGTGGGGGACGCACCGCTCAGATACGAGGGCACGACCGGGCACCCCAGGCGCACTTCGAGCAGCCGTGCCGCCTCGGCCGTCGCGGCGTTCGTCGCCGGATCCCGGGAGCCGGCGGCCGCGAGGACGACGGCCCCGCCCCGCGCGTGCCCCGGTCGGCCGGCCTCGCGGAGCCGGTCGGCGAGGGCCGTCGCGAGCAGCGGGTCCGGGCCGAGGACACGGGCCACGGGAGC
The window above is part of the Streptomyces syringium genome. Proteins encoded here:
- a CDS encoding sirohydrochlorin chelatase is translated as MTALRAARPPVLVAVAHGTRDPAGIRTVLHLLSRVRALRPQLRVRAGFLDHADPGLAETLGGLRGTPVVVPLLLGTGYHVRTDIPAALAAAGLGRAPVARVLGPDPLLATALADRLREAGRPGHARGGAVVLAAAGSRDPATNAATAEAARLLEVRLGCPVVPSYLSGASPTPAEAVAALRARGHRYTAVAPYLLAPGFFARRAAAAGASVTCAPLGAHEAVARLVLRRYDEARLRAAPRPAPGRLLRTAALPG
- a CDS encoding MMPL family transporter, which gives rise to MRGERPVAVPKARGDGAAGWSARHPWWVLMTAAVLGALLAFAALGTPDRLSNGGYIAHGTEATRAESVLAQRFDAGIPDLVLHARADGPVTGPEAAAAGREFVQQVARRPGVRQVLSYWTLGDARLLSEDGHAALVAVDLRGDEHATARRAATLVPRLTGSHGPLRVTATGPAWVMAQATELSGHELVRAELIGVPLAASVLLFAFGSITAALLPALIGGLAVAGTFAVLRLLTAFLPVSAFASNITTALGFGLAVDYGLFVVTRYREELAAGGDPDRAVIRTMRTAGRTVSYSAATVVLCLSALLLFPLGFLRSLAVAGVSVVVLAAAVTALVLPALLSVVGTRVDRGDAFAPLRRTRRGEGRSAWHRAARAATARPVLAGGCAVLFLATLALPFAHVRFGVADERVLPERVESHATALTVERDFRLPWNRTLTVLLPDVDAVDQEGELDAYARRVSALPTVDRVSTGLGAYEDGRLAQGPDVGSLAHITRGATWLAVTGSGPPAQDERLVEELRALPSPGPHLVGGRPARVLDTKNAVFAALPTAAAVVVGGVLLLVFLFTGSVLIPVKAVLMGVLSLTASFGVMVHVFQDGHLRGLLGDFTVTGELETSTPVLVFGAAFALSMDYELFLVSRIQEEYRASGDHRGAVVTGVARTGKMITTASAVFAVALLPLVTSEITLLKLIGWGLASAVLVDATVVRGVLVPAFMRLTGHANWWAPRPLAALHRRLGADRWHTPPPRPAGVPPARHLTPGGRPYEAAGRAPGEGPP